In one window of Candidatus Methylomirabilota bacterium DNA:
- a CDS encoding response regulator, with product MVEDHADTREVLRQMLEHAGARALLAEHGHAALDLLEHAHERPHIILCDLLMPELDGLALARHLEADLRWQKIPVLAVTALGAAADYINTWAHGFAGHLVKPVDPDTLIYAVRRLTRKTGRWQKRSP from the coding sequence GTGGTCGAGGATCACGCGGACACCCGCGAGGTGCTGCGTCAGATGCTCGAGCACGCCGGCGCGCGAGCGCTCCTCGCCGAACACGGGCACGCCGCGCTCGACCTCCTGGAGCACGCGCACGAGCGGCCGCACATCATCCTGTGCGACCTGCTGATGCCCGAGCTCGACGGCCTAGCGTTGGCGCGGCATCTCGAAGCCGATCTCCGATGGCAGAAGATCCCCGTCCTCGCGGTCACGGCGCTCGGCGCCGCCGCGGACTACATCAACACCTGGGCCCACGGGTTCGCCGGCCATCTCGTGAAGCCCGTGGATCCGGACACTCTGATCTACGCGGTCCGACGCCTGACCCGGAAGACCGGACGCTGGCAGAAGCGCTCGCCCTGA